One genomic window of Meleagris gallopavo isolate NT-WF06-2002-E0010 breed Aviagen turkey brand Nicholas breeding stock unplaced genomic scaffold, Turkey_5.1 ChrUn_random_7180001860529, whole genome shotgun sequence includes the following:
- the LOC104915939 gene encoding mas-related G-protein coupled receptor member B4-like, with product MSMPFPTTGRASPACWSQPSMIAYSRAWHHGLLRQAGSYEDDYDQTFCEASALSKVPLTVLICICGLVGNGVILWLLRTRICRNFITVYIFNLAMADFTFLFSIVIALIIFYGPQSFCHSLGSQDIITVLNMAITFAFISGVYLMAALGARTCLSALPQPLCPCQSSWSLPALLCALLWALALLLTVTLYFSPLMLVAFVFSYLLSVLILIFSGLALFAKLFCCSWQYPPRKLCIAVLLAVISFPFFTADFTYWLLLRLFDFSVLAFDTSLLFACMNSSIKPVLYFLAGCCMKKFTVSVRVACQRAFEEVMEPENVGETSQESTVEMDV from the coding sequence ATGAGCATGCCGTTCCCCACCACAGGAAGAGCCAGCCCTGCTTGCTGGAGCCAGCCCAGCATGATAGCTTACAGCAGAGCTTGGCACCATGGGCTGCTGAGGCAAGCTGGCTCCTATGAGGATGACTATGACCAGACCTTCTGTGAAGCCAGTGCTTTGAGCAAAGTCCCTCTCACAGTGCTCATCTGCATTTGTGGGCTGGTGGGCAATGGGGTCATCCTCTGGCTACTCAGAACTCGCATCTGCAGAAACTTCATCACCGTCTACATCTTCAACCTGGCCATGGCTGACTTCACCTTCTTGTTCTCCATCGTCATTGCCCTCATAATATTTTATGGCCCACAGAGCTTTTGTCACAGTCTGGGCTCACAGGATATAATCACAGTGTTGAACATGGCCATCACCTTTGCTTTCATCTCTGGTGTCTACCTCATGGCAGCCCTGGGTGCCAGGACCTGCCTATCTGCcctcccacagcccctctgcccTTGCCAGAGCTCCTGGAGCTTGCCAGCACTCCTGTGTGCCCTGCTCTGGGCCCTTGCCCTCTTGCTCACTGTGACCCTCTATTTCTCCCCACTGATGCTAGTTGCCTTTGTCTTCAGCTACCTCTTGTCGGTGCTTATCCTAATTTTTTCTGGTTTAGCCCTCTTTGCCaagctcttctgctgctcatgGCAATATCCGCCAAGGAAGCTCTGCATTGCGGTCTTGCTTGCTGTcatctccttccccttcttcaCTGCTGACTTCACTTACTGGCTCTTGTTAAGGCTGtttgatttttcagttcttgCTTTTGACACCTCCCTCCTATTCGCATGTATGAACAGCAGTATTAAACCTGTCCTTTACTTTCTTGCTGGCTGCTGTATGAAGAAGTTCACAGTCTCTGTCAGGGTTGCTTGCCAGAGAGCTTTTGAAGAGGTAATGGAGCCAGAAAATGTAGGTGAAACTTCCCAAGAAAGCACAGTGGAAATGGATGTTTAA